ATTGTTAAGATATCTCGGACCATTTCAGTAGCTGACATAGTCACTTCCATATTGCCATTTGCCTGCTCACTATTTACGATGTGAAAGGCAATAAATCCTGCTTCACTTTCTGAAAAATCAATGTTCAGTTTTTCCTTGATCAATGCTACACCTTTTCTAGCAATAGCAAATTCTTTAGGATAAAACTTTTTTGTTTCAAACATTAATGGATTCGGCATCTCAAGGCCCTCTTTGGCTCTCATGATGGCGTAATGCACGTGATCTGTCAACGTTAAATAGATATTGGATGAAAGCTCAATTCCTAAATCCTCTTCAGCCATATCCACGATTTTTTTAACAATCTCTACTTCTTCTAACGGAATATCTGCAAACAACTGTTGGAACTGTCCTGAGGTGATAGAATCTTTCAGAACAAACTCTTTTTCAATAAATGTTGGATCGATTACATCGCCGATTT
The Enterococcus silesiacus DNA segment above includes these coding regions:
- a CDS encoding transcription antiterminator BglG, translated to MYIEKILNNNVVMTKNESGEEIVCMGRGLAFQKKIGDVIDPTFIEKEFVLKDSITSGQFQQLFADIPLEEVEIVKKIVDMAEEDLGIELSSNIYLTLTDHVHYAIMRAKEGLEMPNPLMFETKKFYPKEFAIARKGVALIKEKLNIDFSESEAGFIAFHIVNSEQANGNMEVTMSATEMVRDILTIISRYFGKPFDEDSLNYQRIVTHLQYFAQRYLQNEAHDEEDDFLYELIQSKYPKAFQSVQRINDYLVKKYQKPIDKAEQIYLTIHIQRVAGEKKI